In a genomic window of Streptococcus oralis subsp. tigurinus:
- the dnaK gene encoding molecular chaperone DnaK, which produces MSKIIGIDLGTTNSAVAVLEGTESKIIANPEGNRTTPSVVSFKNGEIIVGDAAKRQAVTNPDTVISIKSKMGTSEKVSANGKEYTPQEISAMILQYLKGYAEDYLGEKVTKAVITVPAYFNDAQRQATKDAGKIAGLEVERIVNEPTAAALAYGLDKTDKEEKILVFDLGGGTFDVSILELGDGVFDVLATAGDNKLGGDDFDQKIIDHMIAEFKKENGIDLSTDKMALQRLKDAAEKAKKDLSGVTSTQISLPFITAGESGPLHLEMTLTRAKFDDLTRDLVERTKVPVRQALSDAGLSLSDIDEVILVGGSTRIPAVVEAVKAETGKEPNKSVNPDEVVAMGAAIQGGVITGDVKDVVLLDVTPLSLGIETMGGVFTKLIDRNTTIPTSKSQVFSTAADNQPAVDIHVLQGERPMAADNKTLGRFQLTDIPAAPRGIPQIEVTFDIDKNGIVSVKAKDLGTQKEQTIVIQSNSGLTDEEIDRMMKDAEANAEADKKRKEEVDLRNEVDQAIFATEKTIKETEGKGFDAERDAAQAALDELKKAQEDNNLDEMKAKLEALNEKAQGLAVKLYEQAAAAQQAQAGAEGAQATGNAGDDVVDGEFTEK; this is translated from the coding sequence ATGTCTAAAATTATCGGTATTGACTTAGGAACAACAAACTCAGCAGTTGCAGTTCTTGAAGGAACTGAAAGCAAAATCATCGCAAACCCAGAAGGAAACCGTACAACTCCATCTGTAGTATCATTCAAAAACGGTGAAATCATTGTTGGTGATGCTGCAAAACGTCAAGCAGTCACAAACCCAGATACAGTTATCTCTATCAAATCTAAGATGGGAACTTCTGAAAAAGTTTCTGCAAATGGTAAAGAGTACACTCCACAAGAAATCTCAGCTATGATCCTTCAATACTTGAAGGGTTATGCGGAAGATTACCTTGGTGAAAAAGTAACCAAAGCTGTTATCACAGTTCCTGCTTACTTCAACGATGCACAACGTCAAGCTACAAAAGACGCTGGTAAAATCGCTGGTCTTGAAGTAGAACGTATTGTCAACGAACCAACTGCAGCAGCTCTTGCTTATGGTTTGGACAAGACTGACAAAGAAGAAAAAATCTTGGTATTTGACCTTGGTGGTGGTACATTCGACGTATCTATCCTTGAATTGGGTGACGGTGTCTTCGACGTATTGGCGACTGCAGGGGATAACAAACTCGGTGGTGACGACTTTGACCAAAAAATCATCGATCACATGATTGCAGAATTCAAGAAAGAAAATGGTATTGACTTATCAACAGACAAGATGGCTCTTCAACGTTTGAAAGATGCGGCTGAAAAGGCTAAGAAAGACCTTTCAGGTGTAACTTCAACTCAAATCAGCTTGCCATTTATCACTGCTGGTGAATCTGGACCTCTTCACTTAGAAATGACCTTGACTCGTGCGAAATTTGACGATTTGACTCGTGATCTTGTAGAGCGTACAAAAGTTCCAGTTCGTCAAGCCCTTTCAGATGCAGGTTTGAGCTTGTCAGATATTGACGAAGTTATCCTAGTTGGTGGTTCAACTCGTATCCCAGCCGTTGTAGAAGCTGTGAAAGCTGAAACTGGTAAAGAACCAAACAAATCAGTAAACCCTGACGAAGTTGTTGCCATGGGTGCTGCTATCCAAGGTGGTGTGATCACTGGTGATGTGAAAGACGTTGTCCTTCTTGATGTAACACCATTGTCACTTGGTATCGAAACAATGGGTGGTGTCTTCACAAAACTCATCGACCGCAACACTACGATTCCAACATCTAAATCACAAGTCTTCTCAACTGCAGCAGACAACCAACCAGCCGTTGATATCCACGTTCTTCAAGGTGAACGCCCAATGGCCGCAGATAACAAGACTCTTGGACGCTTCCAATTGACAGACATCCCAGCTGCTCCTCGTGGTATCCCACAAATCGAAGTAACATTTGACATCGACAAGAACGGTATCGTATCTGTTAAGGCTAAAGATCTTGGAACTCAAAAAGAACAAACTATTGTCATCCAATCTAACTCTGGTTTGACTGATGAAGAAATCGACCGCATGATGAAAGATGCAGAAGCAAATGCTGAAGCAGATAAGAAACGTAAAGAGGAAGTAGACCTTCGTAATGAAGTAGACCAAGCAATCTTTGCGACTGAAAAGACAATCAAGGAAACTGAAGGAAAAGGCTTCGATGCAGAACGTGACGCTGCCCAAGCTGCCCTTGATGAGCTTAAGAAAGCCCAAGAAGATAACAATTTGGACGAAATGAAAGCAAAACTTGAAGCATTGAACGAAAAAGCTCAAGGACTTGCTGTTAAACTCTACGAACAAGCCGCAGCAGCGCAACAAGCTCAAGCAGGAGCAGAAGGCGCACAAGCAACAGGAAACGCAGGCGATGACGTCGTAGATGGAGAGTTTACGGAGAAATAA
- the grpE gene encoding nucleotide exchange factor GrpE, which produces MAQDKKIEEMKEEEVVETTEETTPEKSELDLANERADEFENKYLRAHAEMQNIQRRANEERQNLQRYRSQDLAKAILPSLDNLERALAVEGLTDDVKKGLEMVQESLIHALKEEGIEEIVADGEFDHNYHMAIQTLPADDEHPADTIAQVFQKGYKLHDRILRPAMVVVYN; this is translated from the coding sequence ATGGCCCAAGATAAAAAAATCGAAGAAATGAAGGAAGAGGAAGTTGTGGAAACAACTGAAGAAACAACTCCTGAGAAGTCTGAGTTGGACTTGGCAAATGAACGTGCGGATGAGTTCGAAAACAAATACCTTCGCGCTCATGCAGAAATGCAAAATATTCAACGCCGTGCCAATGAAGAACGTCAAAACTTGCAACGTTATCGTAGCCAAGACCTGGCAAAAGCAATCTTACCATCGCTTGACAACTTAGAACGTGCGCTTGCCGTTGAAGGATTGACAGACGATGTCAAAAAAGGATTGGAGATGGTGCAAGAGAGCTTGATTCACGCTTTGAAAGAAGAAGGAATCGAAGAAATTGTAGCTGACGGCGAATTTGACCATAACTATCATATGGCCATCCAAACTCTCCCAGCAGACGATGAGCACCCAGCAGATACCATCGCACAAGTCTTCCAAAAAGGCTACAAACTCCATGACCGCATCCTACGCCCAGCCATGGTAGTAGTGTATAACTAG
- the hrcA gene encoding heat-inducible transcriptional repressor HrcA, whose translation MVTERQQDILNLIIDIFTKTHEPVGSKALQESINSSSATIRNDMAALEKQGLLEKAHTSSGRMPSVAGFQYYVKHSLAFDRLAENEVYEIVKAFDQEFFKLEDILQEAANLLTDLSGCTVVALDVEPSRQRLTAFDIVVLGQHTALAVFTLDESRTVTSQFLIPRNFLQEDLLKLKNIIQERFLGHTVLDIHYKIRTEIPQIIQRYFTTTDNVMDLFEHIFKEMFNENIVVSGKVNLLNFANLAAYQFFDQPQKVALEIREGLHEDQMQNVRVADSQESCLANLAVISSKFLIPYRGFGILAIIGPVNLDYQQLVNQVNVVNRVLTMKLTDFYRYLSSNHYEVN comes from the coding sequence ATGGTTACAGAGCGTCAGCAGGATATTTTAAATCTGATTATTGACATCTTTACCAAAACGCACGAACCTGTCGGATCCAAGGCGCTACAAGAGTCTATCAATTCTAGTAGTGCTACCATTCGTAATGACATGGCGGCTCTAGAGAAGCAGGGTTTGCTTGAGAAGGCTCATACCTCAAGCGGTCGGATGCCAAGTGTCGCGGGATTTCAGTACTATGTGAAACACTCGCTGGCTTTTGACAGACTGGCTGAAAATGAGGTATACGAGATTGTCAAAGCCTTTGATCAGGAGTTCTTCAAACTGGAGGATATTCTGCAAGAGGCTGCTAATCTACTGACAGACCTGAGTGGCTGTACGGTAGTAGCACTGGATGTTGAGCCGAGCAGGCAACGGTTGACAGCCTTTGATATCGTTGTTTTGGGACAACATACAGCCTTGGCAGTTTTTACCCTAGACGAGTCCCGAACGGTTACCAGTCAATTTCTGATTCCAAGGAACTTCTTGCAGGAAGATTTGCTGAAACTGAAGAACATCATTCAGGAACGTTTCCTCGGTCACACGGTTCTAGATATTCACTACAAGATTCGGACAGAGATTCCGCAGATTATCCAGCGTTACTTTACAACCACGGACAATGTCATGGATCTCTTTGAACACATTTTTAAAGAAATGTTCAACGAAAACATTGTGGTATCGGGCAAAGTCAATCTCTTGAATTTTGCCAATCTCGCAGCCTATCAGTTCTTTGACCAACCACAGAAAGTGGCTCTGGAGATTCGTGAAGGTCTGCATGAAGATCAAATGCAAAATGTCCGTGTTGCGGACAGTCAGGAGTCTTGTCTAGCAAACTTGGCGGTGATTAGCAGTAAGTTCCTCATTCCTTATCGAGGTTTTGGAATTCTAGCGATTATCGGTCCAGTCAACCTGGATTACCAGCAATTGGTCAACCAAGTCAATGTGGTCAATCGTGTTTTGACCATGAAGTTGACAGATTTTTATCGCTACCTCAGCAGTAATCATTACGAAGTAAATTAA
- a CDS encoding PadR family transcriptional regulator, whose amino-acid sequence MELTDKIRRVYLPMTETGFYILFCLQKENHGYGITQKVKEMTDSQVSISPGTMYGTLSKMEKDGLISFIREEEKRKIYQITDLGRKVLDIELKRIERLYRNSREEG is encoded by the coding sequence ATGGAATTAACAGATAAAATCAGGCGTGTTTACCTTCCCATGACGGAAACAGGTTTTTATATCTTGTTTTGTCTACAGAAGGAGAACCATGGATATGGTATCACACAAAAGGTCAAGGAGATGACAGATTCGCAAGTTTCGATTAGTCCTGGAACTATGTATGGGACCTTGTCAAAGATGGAAAAGGATGGCTTGATTTCCTTTATCCGGGAAGAGGAAAAACGTAAAATCTATCAGATCACAGACTTGGGACGAAAAGTCTTAGATATTGAATTGAAACGTATTGAACGGCTCTATAGAAATAGTCGGGAGGAAGGTTGA
- a CDS encoding DUF2812 domain-containing protein — MINKKQFRIFTIVDLDRKEEYLHEMHLKGWRYRTSRFGFFYFEQCQPDDVIYRIYDSRFLKKYKHELQDFRNSGWELIETGFCSILRKPTSDILSEEKVYMSKGLRWEVMRSRLRSCIATFSGGLVVCMSLYRENLSQSFFIIFVLYTCLISYLIYGFFRLKRKYQVDEK, encoded by the coding sequence ATGATAAATAAAAAGCAATTTAGGATTTTCACCATTGTTGATTTGGACAGGAAAGAAGAATATTTACATGAGATGCATCTGAAAGGCTGGAGATATAGAACGAGTCGTTTTGGTTTTTTCTATTTTGAACAATGCCAACCTGACGATGTCATCTACCGTATCTATGATTCTAGATTTCTTAAAAAGTATAAGCATGAACTGCAAGATTTTAGAAATAGCGGTTGGGAATTGATAGAAACAGGTTTTTGTTCAATTCTTCGTAAACCAACTTCTGATATACTTTCAGAGGAGAAAGTCTATATGAGTAAGGGTCTCAGATGGGAAGTTATGCGGTCTAGACTTCGTTCCTGTATAGCCACTTTTTCAGGTGGTCTTGTTGTTTGCATGAGTTTGTATCGAGAAAACTTGTCTCAGTCTTTCTTTATTATTTTCGTTTTATACACTTGTTTAATTTCTTATCTAATCTACGGCTTTTTCAGACTTAAAAGGAAATACCAAGTAGATGAGAAGTAA
- a CDS encoding LPXTG-anchored SHIRT domain periscope protein: MKWKYRMRMPFSTIFSRKKQAFLGLVVLLFSIFLLPLQSYAALEEIKNGTDISTLDIRKFNLNINNFSVLSKSQAVDQFHLSNPHYEYLWGGAYPGEMENFTLKVDKSKKQDQVFENPLSLKFTNIGTVNGKQVDAYLNFNKVTLHYLNTAQAESEMNSAQKSTVEFFSISELWESSAFEIGNVPYVDAAHDYIMNKAFWLDADVTAELRYADGSETDLKLVMKPTDIDAMDANNLKETFYVKDYQNDVNLRLMNNANVLRQEDQGDRTAWVATQITSGSYSENNISGFALRSNSNSMNFGYSSTEVASAVFGLYIEKIDPSPVLAVDPTEIPAKEGQDVTYKATFKVPVPGKDILAAPSSIEMVQKFDERLDYKELKVESGGVTLQEGRDYTIEKSGQTVTVKMTPEYIKANSSAEIIVTYNTTTNKKVEEKGPEKIDNTVTLHVDNLSAPSNQVSTALLYEKHHEFVSGTPGKDLPQEVKALLPATDKNLANGSQVTPTQPSQTEVKTAEGTWSFKSYDKASETINGADAHFVGTWEFTPAPTYKATHEFVSGTPGKDLPQEVKALLPADQTDLKDGSQATPTQPSKTEVKTAEGTWSFKSYDKASETINGADAHFVGTWEFTPAPTYKATHEFVSGTPGKDLPQEVKALLPADQTDLKDGSQATPTQPSKTEVKTAEGTWSFKSYDKASETINGADAHFVGTWEFTPAPTYKATHEFVSGTPGKDLPQEVKALLPADQTDLKDGSQATPTQPSQTEVKTAEGTWSFKSYDKASETINGADAHFVGTWEFTPAPTYKATHEFVSGTPGKDLPQEVKALLPADQTDLKDGSQVTPTQPSQTEVKTAEGTWSFKSYDKASETINGADAHFVGTWEFTPAPTYKATHEFVSGTPGKDLPQEVKALLPADQTELKDGSQVTPTQPSKTEVKTAEGTWSFKSYDKASETINGADAHFVGTWEFTPAPTYKATHEFVSGTPGKELPQEVKAFLPADQKDLKDGNQATPTQPSQTEVKTTEGTWSFKSYDKTSETINGSDVKFVGTWEFTASPVPTVTHKAVHEFVSGTSGKELPQEVKDLLPADQTNLKDGSQATPTQPSQTEVKTTEGTWSFKTYDKTSETINGADVKFVGTWEFTASPVPTVTHKAVHEFVSGTPGKELPQEVKTLLPSDQTNLKDGSQATPTQPSQTEVKTAEGTWSFKSYDKTSETINGADVKFVGTWEFTPVPTVTHKAVHEFVSGTPGKELPQEVKALLPSDQTDLKDGSQATPTQPSQTEVKTAEGTWSFKSYDKTSETINGADAHFVGTWEFTPAPIKDSGNTSQPEEGSSQNQNLLPNTGSAVSGLLSIIGLAFASLAAFVLCKKD; the protein is encoded by the coding sequence ATGAAATGGAAATATCGCATGAGAATGCCTTTTTCTACTATTTTCAGTAGAAAAAAACAGGCTTTTCTCGGACTAGTCGTTTTACTTTTTTCTATTTTTCTTCTTCCGCTTCAATCTTATGCGGCTTTAGAAGAAATAAAAAACGGAACGGATATCTCAACCTTGGATATTCGTAAGTTTAATTTGAACATCAACAATTTTAGTGTTTTATCTAAATCACAGGCTGTTGATCAGTTTCATTTATCGAATCCCCACTATGAATATCTCTGGGGTGGTGCCTATCCAGGCGAGATGGAGAACTTTACTCTTAAAGTAGATAAAAGTAAAAAACAGGATCAAGTTTTCGAAAATCCTCTTTCTCTAAAATTCACAAATATTGGGACAGTCAATGGTAAGCAAGTAGATGCTTATCTAAATTTCAATAAAGTAACCCTACACTATCTTAATACTGCTCAGGCAGAATCTGAGATGAATAGTGCTCAAAAATCTACTGTTGAATTTTTCTCAATTTCTGAATTATGGGAAAGTAGTGCTTTTGAAATTGGGAATGTTCCCTATGTAGATGCAGCTCATGACTATATTATGAATAAGGCTTTTTGGCTTGATGCGGATGTAACAGCAGAGTTGCGTTATGCAGATGGTTCCGAGACAGATTTGAAGTTGGTTATGAAGCCAACAGACATCGATGCAATGGATGCCAACAACTTGAAGGAAACCTTCTATGTTAAAGATTATCAAAATGATGTTAATCTTCGTTTGATGAATAATGCCAATGTTTTAAGACAGGAAGACCAAGGAGATCGAACTGCTTGGGTAGCAACTCAGATTACAAGCGGTAGCTATTCTGAGAACAATATCTCTGGTTTTGCCCTTCGATCAAATAGTAATAGTATGAATTTTGGTTACTCATCAACAGAGGTTGCTTCGGCCGTCTTTGGTCTTTATATTGAAAAAATTGATCCGAGCCCTGTTCTAGCAGTGGATCCTACAGAGATTCCAGCTAAGGAAGGACAAGATGTAACCTATAAAGCTACGTTTAAAGTTCCGGTTCCAGGTAAGGACATTTTAGCAGCCCCTTCATCTATTGAAATGGTTCAAAAATTTGATGAGCGTTTGGATTATAAAGAACTTAAAGTTGAATCAGGTGGAGTGACTCTGCAAGAAGGACGTGACTATACGATTGAGAAGTCAGGTCAGACAGTCACTGTTAAAATGACACCTGAATACATAAAAGCAAATTCTTCTGCTGAAATTATTGTAACTTATAATACTACTACAAACAAAAAAGTAGAAGAAAAAGGTCCTGAAAAGATTGACAATACTGTAACATTGCATGTTGATAATTTATCAGCTCCTTCTAATCAGGTAAGCACTGCCCTTCTTTATGAAAAACATCATGAGTTTGTGAGCGGAACCCCAGGAAAAGACCTTCCACAAGAAGTGAAAGCCTTGCTTCCAGCGACGGATAAGAACTTGGCTAATGGTAGTCAAGTAACTCCAACACAACCAAGCCAAACAGAAGTGAAGACGGCAGAGGGTACATGGAGCTTCAAGTCTTATGACAAGGCATCAGAAACCATCAATGGAGCGGATGCCCACTTCGTCGGTACTTGGGAATTTACCCCAGCACCAACTTACAAGGCAACACATGAATTTGTCAGCGGAACTCCAGGAAAAGACCTTCCACAAGAAGTGAAAGCCTTGCTTCCAGCAGACCAAACAGACTTGAAAGACGGTAGTCAAGCGACTCCAACACAACCAAGTAAAACAGAAGTGAAGACAGCAGAAGGTACTTGGAGCTTCAAGTCTTATGACAAGGCATCAGAAACCATCAATGGAGCGGATGCCCACTTCGTCGGTACTTGGGAATTTACCCCAGCACCAACTTACAAGGCAACACATGAATTTGTCAGCGGAACTCCAGGAAAAGACCTTCCACAAGAAGTGAAAGCCTTGCTTCCAGCAGACCAAACAGACTTGAAAGACGGTAGTCAAGCGACTCCAACTCAGCCAAGTAAAACGGAAGTGAAGACAGCAGAAGGCACATGGAGCTTTAAGTCTTATGACAAGGCATCAGAAACCATCAATGGAGCGGATGCCCACTTCGTCGGTACTTGGGAATTTACCCCAGCACCAACTTACAAGGCAACACATGAATTTGTCAGCGGAACTCCAGGAAAAGACCTTCCACAAGAAGTGAAAGCCTTGCTTCCAGCAGACCAAACAGACTTGAAAGACGGTAGTCAAGCGACTCCGACTCAACCAAGTCAAACAGAAGTGAAGACAGCAGAAGGCACTTGGAGCTTTAAGTCTTATGACAAGGCATCAGAAACCATCAATGGAGCGGATGCCCACTTCGTCGGCACTTGGGAATTCACCCCAGCACCAACTTACAAGGCAACACATGAATTTGTCAGCGGAACGCCAGGAAAAGACCTTCCCCAAGAAGTGAAAGCCTTGCTTCCAGCAGACCAAACAGACTTGAAAGATGGTAGTCAAGTAACTCCGACTCAACCAAGTCAAACAGAAGTGAAGACAGCAGAAGGCACTTGGAGCTTTAAGTCTTATGACAAGGCATCAGAAACCATCAATGGAGCGGATGCCCACTTCGTCGGCACTTGGGAATTCACCCCAGCACCAACTTACAAGGCAACACATGAATTTGTCAGCGGAACGCCAGGAAAAGACCTTCCCCAAGAAGTGAAAGCCTTGCTTCCAGCAGACCAAACAGAATTGAAAGATGGTAGTCAAGTAACTCCGACTCAACCAAGTAAAACGGAAGTGAAGACAGCAGAAGGCACTTGGAGCTTTAAGTCTTATGACAAGGCATCAGAAACCATCAATGGAGCGGATGCCCACTTCGTCGGCACTTGGGAATTTACCCCAGCACCAACTTACAAGGCAACACATGAATTTGTCAGCGGAACCCCAGGTAAAGAACTTCCACAAGAAGTGAAAGCCTTTCTTCCAGCAGATCAAAAAGACTTGAAAGATGGCAATCAAGCGACGCCAACTCAACCAAGCCAAACAGAAGTTAAGACAACTGAAGGTACATGGAGCTTCAAGTCCTACGACAAGACATCGGAAACAATTAATGGATCAGATGTTAAGTTTGTAGGTACATGGGAGTTTACAGCAAGCCCAGTTCCAACAGTGACTCATAAGGCGGTTCACGAGTTTGTCAGCGGAACTTCAGGTAAAGAACTTCCACAAGAAGTGAAAGACTTGCTTCCAGCAGACCAAACAAACTTGAAAGACGGAAGTCAAGCGACTCCAACGCAACCAAGTCAAACAGAGGTTAAGACAACAGAAGGTACCTGGAGTTTCAAGACCTACGACAAGACATCAGAAACCATCAATGGAGCAGATGTTAAGTTTGTAGGTACATGGGAATTTACAGCAAGCCCGGTTCCAACAGTGACTCATAAGGCAGTTCACGAGTTTGTCAGCGGAACCCCAGGTAAAGAACTTCCACAAGAAGTGAAAACCCTTCTTCCATCAGACCAAACAAACTTGAAAGATGGCAGTCAAGCAACGCCAACGCAACCAAGTCAAACAGAAGTTAAGACCGCAGAAGGCACCTGGAGCTTCAAGTCATATGACAAGACATCGGAAACCATCAATGGAGCAGATGTTAAGTTTGTAGGCACATGGGAATTCACCCCAGTTCCAACAGTGACTCATAAAGCAGTTCACGAGTTTGTCAGCGGAACCCCAGGTAAAGAACTTCCACAAGAAGTGAAAGCCCTTCTTCCATCAGACCAAACAGACTTGAAAGATGGTAGCCAAGCAACACCAACGCAACCAAGTCAAACAGAAGTGAAGACAGCGGAAGGCACATGGAGCTTCAAGTCCTACGATAAGACTTCTGAAACCATCAATGGAGCAGACGCACACTTCGTAGGCACCTGGGAGTTCACTCCGGCACCAATTAAAGATTCTGGAAATACTAGTCAACCAGAAGAAGGAAGTAGTCAAAATCAGAACTTGTTGCCAAACACGGGTTCAGCAGTATCTGGCCTTCTTTCAATCATCGGTCTTGCCTTTGCAAGCCTAGCAGCTTTTGTTCTTTGCAAGAAAGACTAA
- the dnaJ gene encoding molecular chaperone DnaJ has translation MNNTEFYDRLGVSKNASADEIKKAYRKLSKKYHPDINKEPGAEEKYKEVQEAYETLSDDQKRAAYDQYGAAGANGGFGGAGGFGGFDGAGGFGGFEDIFSSFFGGGGASRNPNAPRQGDDLQYRVNLTFEEAIFGTEKEVKYNREASCRTCNGSGAKPGTSPVTCGRCHGAGVINVDTQTPLGMMRRQVTCDVCHGRGKEIKDPCTTCHGTGHEKQAHSVHVKIPAGVETGQQIRLAGQGEAGFNGGPYGDLYVVVSVEASDKFEREGTTIFYNLNLNFVQAALGDTVEIPTVHGDVELVIPEGTQTGKKFRLRGKGAPSLRGGAVGDQYVTVNVVTPTGLNDRQKAALKEFAAAGDLKVNPKKKGFFDHIKDAFEGE, from the coding sequence ATGAACAATACTGAATTTTATGATCGTCTGGGGGTGTCAAAAAACGCTTCGGCAGACGAGATCAAAAAGGCTTATCGTAAGCTTTCCAAAAAATACCACCCAGATATCAACAAGGAGCCTGGCGCTGAGGAAAAGTACAAGGAAGTTCAAGAAGCCTATGAGACTTTGAGTGACGACCAAAAACGTGCAGCCTACGACCAGTATGGTGCTGCGGGTGCTAACGGTGGCTTTGGTGGTGCCGGTGGTTTTGGTGGCTTTGACGGAGCAGGTGGCTTCGGTGGTTTTGAGGATATTTTCTCAAGTTTCTTCGGTGGAGGCGGAGCTTCGCGCAATCCAAACGCTCCTCGTCAAGGGGATGACCTCCAGTATCGTGTGAACTTGACCTTTGAAGAAGCTATCTTCGGAACGGAAAAAGAAGTTAAATACAATCGTGAAGCTAGCTGTCGTACATGTAATGGCTCAGGTGCTAAGCCAGGGACAAGTCCAGTCACTTGTGGACGCTGTCATGGCGCTGGTGTTATTAACGTCGATACGCAGACTCCGCTTGGTATGATGCGCCGCCAAGTAACCTGTGATGTCTGTCATGGTCGCGGAAAAGAAATCAAAGATCCATGTACAACTTGTCACGGAACAGGTCATGAAAAACAAGCTCATAGCGTACATGTGAAGATCCCTGCTGGTGTGGAAACAGGGCAACAAATCCGCCTAGCGGGTCAAGGTGAAGCAGGATTTAACGGTGGACCTTATGGTGACTTGTATGTGGTGGTTTCAGTAGAAGCTAGTGATAAGTTTGAACGTGAAGGAACCACTATCTTCTACAATCTGAACCTCAACTTTGTCCAAGCAGCCCTTGGTGATACTGTGGAAATTCCAACCGTGCATGGTGATGTCGAATTGGTCATCCCAGAAGGAACTCAGACTGGCAAGAAATTCCGCCTACGTGGTAAGGGAGCACCGAGCCTTCGTGGCGGTGCCGTTGGTGACCAATACGTAACCGTTAATGTCGTGACTCCGACAGGTTTGAACGATCGCCAAAAAGCAGCCCTTAAAGAGTTCGCAGCTGCAGGTGACTTGAAAGTCAATCCAAAGAAAAAAGGTTTCT